AATGATTAAAAATGGGAGAAAAAAATCAATAGCATTTTTTTCAATTATCATGGAAGTTATAGACCTTTGTCATCTCAAAGTTCGATTTAAGAAAATAATATTTCGTCCTAAGAATGGTTTGAATCACTGAGTACACAACAAAAGAACAATCCTATTGCATTACACTAGGCCACCAACAATTCGATAGAGGAAAAGAAAAACAAAGAGAATATGTTCATGGTTGCAAATTTTTTAAATGATATTCTATAAGTCGGACCTTATAATATATCACAATACTGTATATAAATTTGTTTTATCCAACTATACTTTAGAAATTTAAGATTAATAGTGTAGTTCCAAATACGAATACAACTGATGATGGCTCGCTAATATTCTCTTATTTACATAGGTTACGAGTTAGCGATTAAATTTAGGGCCATTGTCTCTAAACTATTGATGTAGGACCGGCTAGTTAACTATAGATGCAATGCAATATAATAACGAAGACGACTAAACAATTGTGTCAATATTAAAACGTGCATGTGATTTATTTTTTTTAAATACTCCGCACGTTGCATTCTATTTCAAAAATTCGAAGTTGCTTGTTTACTAGTTAAGGGGTAGTATAAAATAAAGACTAGTTTTTAGTTTTACCATGAAAGTTGAGTAATCACCAGCAATTAGCTAACATAAGAACAACTCCAATGGTACTATTTTAGCATAGAGTTCCTAAGTTATATAGTTGTGCATGTATATATATTAAATATTATTTAATTAAAAATATACTAAAATTCTTGGAAATCCAACCAATAATATCTTATTTGGATACTATTGGTTGGGTTTTCAGGAATTTTATTATTGGTTGGGTTTCCAAGAATTTTAGTATACTTATATATACATACACAAATACATAATTTAAGAATTTTATGGTAATATACTACCATTGAGATTGCTCCGAGTATAATATCCGTCGCCAAACGTTGTTGCGTCTGTAGGGGGACTCTTCTCTTTCCTTTTCTTCTTAAGAATTCTTAATCTATGCATAATCTTATACAACAACGTACATAGCTGTTGGCATAAAAGAAACATTAAAATAAAATATAGTTATTAACAGTGTGTGGGTGGTAGTGTCAAGTGTGACAGGAGGAGATTGGTTGAAGCTATGACGGCATTGGCCGCCGGCGCCGTTGATGATGCGTCTCGCGACGGTGACAGAACGTCTGGGACCCATCAACTTAAAAATGTGTGACGCGGAAGTAATCGTCTCAGTTAAACAAAGTCTATTGTTTCAAACAAACTAAGAGCATGATTATTGGGATTCTTATTGTGGAATTATTAACGGAATATAAGAACTCGTCTCTTAACTTTTAACTGAAAAAATTAAGAACCGGTTTTTAAAACTCTTACTCCCTCTGTTCCTGAAAGTAAAATTTTCTAGAGTATGCACGCTTATTAAGAATTTAATAAATGTTTATAATTTAATTTATTTTTTACTTGATTATACACTTTCCAATAACTTTCCATCAATGAAATTTAATCAATTCAAATATTCTCAATTAATGTTCTTCAAAAGTATAAAAAAATACCTTAACAATATAGAAAATCTATCTTTGTGGAACAAGGAAAAAATCTAAAACATTTTACTTTTATGAACGGAGGTAGTATTTAAGAACCGGTTCTTAACTTTTTTAGTTAAAAATTAAGAGATGGGTTATTATATTCTGCTAAGAACCCCAACCTAAAAACCCCTAATAATCATGGTCCAAGTCCCCAAATCATTAGAATAATTAATCAATTATTTTTTGTTTAGAGATATCGTGGGATTACGTATCTTCGAAATCTTGGTAGTACATTTCTAATCCATTGCTATTTTTGTTTCTGTTATAGTATTTAGAGTCAATTTCATTTTAATCCATTGCTATTTTTTACTTTATATTTTGAAGATTGCTATTTTTTCCGTTCCTGGAAGTAAGATGTTTTAGATTTTTTACTTGTTACACAAAGATAGATTTTCTATATGTTTAAGATATTTTTTTATACTTTTAAAAAACATTAAATGAAAATATTTGAATTGATTAAATTTGATCGGTGAAAAGTTATTGAAAAATGTATAATAAAAAAAAATTAAATTATACACATTAATTGAATTCTTAATAAACGTTAACATTTTAGAAAATTCTACTTTCGAGAACAGATGGAGTATTATAAAAAAATATATTGGAATAAATTTTATCTCTATTATAAGAATCTTATATTTTAGAGGAAAATATAACAAAATACACGATCTAATTTTTTAAAAAAAATTGTAATAAGGAAAAGGGTTAAAAATTATGAAATTAGAGAGATAATGATTATTGATCCAAAAAAAAAAAAAAAGAGAGATAATGATTAGAGGGCTAGTTGGGATTGGACGGGTCCACGAGGGTTTTACTACATGACACCGAGCCAGAACTAGCTACCTGTGATTGTGCTCTGTTCATTACTTGCACATATTTTGGACCATTTCCTTTTTTATTTTGTCTCTTACACATTAGCACACTTTTAATTAACTTATTTATTTTCTATGTAAACCATATTTTCCATTTATTTGAATCCATGCTAAATAAGTCTTTTTATATTATAAAGATTAAAGAGGATATGTGCCTTGATTATATTTGAATGGTCTGAAAGTAATATAAGATCAACATAGTTAATTATATTAACTTCCAGCATCTAAAAAGACACTGATAAGACTTGTCGGCTGTGTCTACGTACTTGTTTATAGAAAACCGCGTTTAGAGATGAAGGCTGCGTTTGATTCAAATTTGTCATTTGTAACGACGTTAGTTAATTTTCCAATGCCTGTCGTCGAGAGGAGGGTAGATAGAGATCTAAAATATGGTCACAGCTACAAAATTTAAATTCAAATTAAATAACTTTCTTATACTCTCTCTGTTTTTAATTATAAGTAGTTTTACCTAAAAGCACAAATATTTAGAAAATGGTTATTTAAAAAAATATATCATTTAATCAATTAATTCAACCAATTATAAAAATTTAGACATTATTTTATTGGTCACACAATATCTAATAAATGAAAAAAGTGCATTGAAATATGTAAACTACTTATATTGTGAAACAAACTCTTTTTGCTAAAACTACCTACATTTAATAACAGAGGGAGTATTATATATACTACTACATAGTACAAACTATTATTAACTACTGATAAAGGACAAAAACATAAAGAACAAATGTGGTTATCTTTCAGTTCAACCAATTTTCAAACTATTACTAACTAGCAATCTCAATTCATTTATATGAACGATTTCCAAAATGAATATATTGGATATATGTATAAGTATTCGTGGCATCTTTATTTAATGTTACATGAATTATTATTTTTTAAATAAAATATAAATACTGAATTTTACAAGTAAAACAAGTTTTTAAAAAATATTAATTAATGGCTCTAATAATTCCCAGCAAAATTTAAGTGTCTTTCATAAAATTTGATTTTTTCACTTTTCAGAATCACAAGTTTTTTTAAAAAAGATTAATTAATGGCTCTAATAATTCCCAGCAAAATTTAAGTGTCTTTCATGAAATTTGTTTTTTTCACTTTTCAGAATCACAAGTCTTTAGTTCAAATTAGGACCAATGAAGGTTTAAAAAAAAAGAAGGTTTAAATTAAAGGCTTCCCAAAGGTAAGCTAAACTAGTTGGGAGTTAGAACCAATCTCTACATAGTCCAAATACAACGGTCGATATACTTCTTTAACAGACTAAGTTAGTCATCATCAAATCAGTTCATATAAAATATAGGAAATATTTACGCCCACAGACACAATTCGTGTTATGAATTACACTCTAAAGCACTTTGGTTTTACTGGACACTTTCTCTTAGTGAAATGTCAAGCTTAACCCTCACCTCTATCGAAAGTGGGTTTCATGAATTGTCTAACTAGAAAAATTGGTTTTCCTAACTAGTAAACCACTAACTAAAGAGAGACCGAACAAACATAGAAACAATAAAACAAATAATATATTTTCAGATATTTTTTACTTGAATTTTGAAATAGTCGATCTCTTTACTCTTTCTCATTTTGTAAATTCCAAGAGACAAACCCTAGTTTTCTCTCTTCTCCGACTTTTTGTAGATCTAGAAACTCAAACCTTCACCAAACCCTAATCAAGTTTATAAAAATCAGATCTTCTCCGGCGATAGTCGATTTCGTCATTAACCACCGCCAGCCAGCCACCGTTGATTGAGAGAAACCCGTCATGGAAGGTGAGTTTCGTCTCCCCAAAAGGCTTTTTGCAACAGATAGATTCTCGAAGCTCAGTCCCGTGGAAACGATGGCGGTGGCGGTGGAGGGTGTGGTGGAAGAAGCGGTGGATACCACAGTGGAGGCGGTGGTGGTTGTGGAGGCGATAGTGGAAGACGTGAGTATGGATACAATGGTGGTGGTTGGTGGAGGTGGCTGCCGAATCTTCATCCACAAAATCTTGAACATAAGACCTCATCCACAAGATCTTCATCCACAAAACCTTGATTCATGTGTTCACATTTTCCAATGTCCATACTTTTACCATCCACAATGTGTATGTTCATATCTAACTCGTACACAATTTTTCGTGTCCACAAACACTTGACATGCAAGGTGCAATTTCTGATTCAAAATCGAACCATTTTAGCTTTGTTTTGTTTCTAAGGATATATCTCAACTTTCGTCTCTTTGTTCTAAAATTAGCAGAGAACAGAGAAGAATAATTTATTCTCTGTCAACTGTTCACCGTAACCACAACCATTACGTCCATACATATCTATCCATAAGTATATGTTAAGTGTCCACGTTTCTTGCGTCCACATTCTTTCTGTCCATAAATCTTTTATTGATTGTGCTCAATGACTTTTCAGATTTACTTAACTTTTATACTATATTTATGTACATATAACAAGTAAAAAGATAATTAAGCAGATTTTAGTTTGCTTGTCCATAATTATTGTTTCTACAACTCATTTGTAATTTACGTATTCACAATTCATGAATCCACTTTTTTTTTCTATCCACAATATATATGTCCATATTTCATTTGTCCCACAAATGCTTAATCCAAAAAATTGAGTTTACAACTACTTTTACTTTTCAGCTTCTTTCATTTATTCCAATCAGAAGGAATATCTGGTTTGGTTCTTTAAAGAAAACTTCCTCTTCCCATTCACGCTGGTTAACAAGTTAAGGGCTTTTTTGTCCACCACAAAAACACATGTCCCAACAATTTGTGTCATATCCACTATGTGTCTTTGAGCGGAAACAAAAGACACAAAGTGTCTCTAAGTGTAAACGTCTCAAAATATAGTCCAAAATTTAAACCTACATATTTGTGGAACAATTGAGAAATTTCCAAATTCTACAGTTTAAGATTAGCGTTTATTTGATATCTATTGATAAAAGGAAATTAATTTCTCCAATTGCAGTAGTTTGGTCAATGAGAAACTGATAAAACTAAAAAAATTAAATTAACCAATGTTTTGGATAAAAACTTCTAGCTGAAATCATTCAAAGTTTCAAACTAAATCATATTAGTACTATACGATTATATTTACTTTAGAAAGGGGAAGGACATTATATTGTACTCTCTCTCCTCCATTTCACACAGATACAGTTTTAATCTTATTTTATAATATATTAATCAGAGAGAAAAATATTTGGTGTAAATGGATATGGTAAAATAAAGTTTTAAAATGATTTTTAATATACATGAAATTTTTGTAAATGACATTTCTCAAATAGAAAGAGTATTAGTTGTATGAAATTATGAAAAAAAAGTTAGCAAAAGCAGAAAGAGTATTGCACAATAGATAATAGTACTATAGTAGTAGTAATAAGCGGAGGAGAGCTTGATTATTAAGCAGAGTACTAGAAATAGTAGTAAGTTTGTTGTTACTAGAGAGAAATTAGTAGAGAAACCAGAATGAGAAGAGACTAGCTAGCTAGTGAGTCAAAACCAAAAATCCTAACAAAAAAGGTAGCAAGTTTGTTCTTCTTCTTGTTGTTGTTTTTCTAAAAGCCTATGTGCTTTGATTGTGAAAGGAGAGACAGAAGCTTGAAGACAGACAAAAACCAATGCTTCTTCTGGTAATATCATTTTCATGTATGGTCTCACTCCATCATCATCGTCTCTCTCTCTCTCTTTACTTATTTTGGTTGAATCATTTTCATGACGGTGAAATTCATGAGAGCTTAGCTAGTTAAAGATTTGTTTCTTATTCGTTGATATTATTAGTATTAAATCTTCTTCCTCTGGCACTTTGTGGTAAATAATTAAATATATATATGTAGTATCTATTAGCCGTTCTTATTTTGTTACATTTGAGGTTTAAATCTCCATCTCCATTGCTAATTTTAAACTCGTTTGTTGTTGTCAGATCCAAGACCAAGAGGCAGTAACTAAATAACGCAAATCCAAAATCATGGCATCTTCCCCAATCTTGTGAGCTTTTATCTCTCCAACAAAGTACAACAGTTCCTCTGAGGCTCGTGTTATATAGACAAACTTAAATGAGTCGAGTTCTGAAGCGAGGGAAGCAGGAGAAGAAGCCTGTAGTATCTGATGGTGCTGAAAAGGTTATCGTTGCTGTTAAAGCTTCTAGGGAGATTCCAAAAACAGCTTTGATTTGGGCTTTGACTCATGTTGTTCACCCTGGGGATTGCATTACCCTCATTGTTGTTGTCCCTTCTCACAACTCAGGTATATGTTGATTTTAAGCTTCTCCTTTGTTTTTCTCTGTTTATACTTATGTCATTTTGTTTTCTGATGAATTTCTAGGAAAAAAACTTTGGAATTTCCCTATGTTTGCTGGGGACTGTGCAAGTGGTCACAAAAAATCACATTCTATAGCACTACCAGAGATAAAGAGTGATCTCACTGATACTTGTTCCCAAATAAATCTCCAGCTTCATGATGTCTATGATCCAAATAAGGTTTGCTCTATTGACCATGGCCAAACTTGAGATTTTGAGGGTTCAAAACATTTCTTATGCATTTAGTAATTTCTTTATATATATATATATATATATATATATATATATATAATTTAGGGGCTTATGCCTATATAAAAATCCTTCAAAATTTTTGGAGACCAAAGCTAATGTTTCATTAGGCTGTGCCAAGATCCTACACTGCTCTTGACATGCATGTTTAGCTATGATGATCCTGTTTCTCATGCTCTTTTGTTGTTATTATTTTTTCATTTTTTTTTAATAGATAAATGTGAAGATTAAGATTGTTTCTGGATCACCCTGTGGAGCAGTTGCTGCTGAGTCTAAGAAAGCAAAAGCAAACTGGGTCGTACTAGACAAGTAATAATCTACTCTTTCATCATATCAGTTATATATAGTTTCACCACCTTTCATGGTTCCATGTGGTTTGTTTTACAGACACCTCAAGAACGAAGAGAAACAGTGTATGGATGATTTACAATGTAACATTGTGGTGATGAAACGTTCTCAGGCAAAAGTTCTGCGCCTAAACTTGGTTGGATCGCCTAAGAAGGATGCTGAGAAAGAGTCTAATTCACCAACTGGACCAGAAGCAGCATCTGAAAAACACACAAAAGGACTACCTGTAACTCCTACTAGCAGCCCTGAGCTAGGGACACCATTCACTAGCACAGAAGCTGGGACTTCATCAGTGTCAAGCTCTGACCATGGAACTTCACCTTTCTTCACTTTGGGAATGAGTGGTTACATGAAGAAGGATGGTGCATTAGTCATCAAGGAGAATGATGATGATTCATGCTCTGAAACTGAGAGTGAAAGTCAATCACTAGCGTCAACTAGTATGAGATTCCAGTCACCTCCTCTTTGTTCTATCTGCCAGCACAAAGGACCAGTATTCGGCAAACCACCGAGAGTGTTCTCGTATGCAGAGTTAGAGCTTGCAACATGTGGCTTTTCAAGGGCTAACTTCTTGGCTGAAGGTGGATACGGATCTGTCCATCGAGGTGTATTACCTGAAGGGCAAGTAGTTGCGGTGAAGCAACACAAACTTGCCAGTTCTCAAGGAGATGTAGAGTTTTGCTCCGAAGTTGAAGTTCTCAGCTGTGCTCAGCACAGAAACGTTGTTATGCTGATTGGTTTCTGCATTGAAGATGGGAGAAGGCTCTTGGTTTATGAATACATATGCAATGGTTCACTTGACTCCCACCTATACGGTAACGTTTCCTTCCATTTTGTGCTTCCTTGTGGTAGAGAGAATGTTTGCTCAGTATCAAGATCTTATACAGGTCGCAAAAGGGAGACGCTGGAGTGGGAAGCAAGGCAAAAGATTGCTGTTGGAGCTGCGAGAGGTCTTAGGTATCTTCATGAAGAATGCAGAGTTGGGTGTATTGTCCATAGAGACATGCGTCCTAACAACATCCTCATTACTCATGATAATGAGCCATTGGTATATGCTACTACTTCCTCCGTTCCCAAAAGAAGAATTTTCTATATTTATTGTTGTTCCAAAATGATAGATTTTCTAGAATTTTAAGATACTTTTAGTAGTATAAGTTTAAGAAATATTAATTAAAAATATTTGAATTAGTTAAAGATAGGTTGATGGTTACTGGAAAACATATAGTAAAATTAACAAGAAATTTAATTGTAAACATTCATTATATTTTTACCATGCGTAAATATTTTAAAAATCCTTCTTTCGGAAACCGAGGGAGTATTAGTTTGGCTTTGCTTGTTCGTGGTAACAATACATGTCTGGACCTAAGTCACTTCTGTTTTTAAATTATATCAGGTTGGAGACTTTGGTCTAGCGAGATGGCAGCCTGATGGGGAACAAGGTGTAGAAACACGAGTGATAGGAACATTTGGGTGAGTCACATCAAGGAAATCTATCATTTACTTCTTGAAACTTGAATTTCTTGCTAAAGGAAAATTACTTTGTTGTTGTGCAGCTATTTAGCGCCAGAATATGCTCAAAGCGGACAAATCACAGAAAAAGCAGATGTGTACTCGTTTGGGGTTGTGTTAGTTGAGCTAGTCACTGGACGCAAAGCCATTGACATTACTATGCCAAAGGGCCAGCAATGCCTCACTGAATGGGTAATGAATTCACATCTAAACTATTCAGCAAAGTAATAGTACTGATGCTTTGTTGGTTGTTGTTTATATCAGGCACGTCCGCTACTGGAGGAGTATGCGGTGGAAGAACTTGTAGATCCGAGGCTTGGTGACCGTTTTGTAGAAAGTGAGGTTATTTGTATGATTCATGCAGCTTCGTTGTGCATACGTAGAGATCCACATTTGAGGCCACGCATGTCTCAGGTAGATAATCAAAAGTAACCTTTGAGACCACTCTTTAGTGTCAGGATGATAGTATATACTGAAAAGGTTTGGTCAATAATGAAGGTGCTACGTATACTGGAAGGAGATATGATCAAGGATGGGAACTACGCATGAACTCCAAGTTCAGAGGCAGGCAATAGAAGCGGGCGGTTCTTGGCGGATAATTACAGCAGTGGTCAGCTAACGAATGATGGGTCAAATAGGTTCAGTGAAACGCCAAGGAGTCAGAGGGTGGAAGTAAACCATAACAAACAGTACTAAGATTTAAGATTTAAGATTTAAGTAAAATCACGTAACTGTGTTAGGAAAAGTTTAGTTGATAGAGTATGAAGTAAAAGTCATCTGTTTTCTCAGTGATGTGGTCCATAGCTGGCAGGAAAGCTTTTTGAGCCTTTTTTTGTTTGTATAGTGGGGTAAGATGCAAACAGAGTTTGCTAATATGTTATCAAGGGATTTGAAAAAAAAATTGGTAAAAGGGAAATTATTAAAAAAGAAAAAAACATCAGGAGGCTTTGTCTTCTTTTGAATTTGAATTCTAGGTTTTGGAGTGTGAACAAGAGATAACAAAACAATGAAGCAGTGATAGATAAGAGAGATGCCAGAATTTGAATTATCCATAGTTTCCTTGCTTGGTCACGAATACTT
The DNA window shown above is from Brassica oleracea var. oleracea cultivar TO1000 chromosome C3, BOL, whole genome shotgun sequence and carries:
- the LOC106334204 gene encoding inactive protein kinase SELMODRAFT_444075-like gives rise to the protein MSRVLKRGKQEKKPVVSDGAEKVIVAVKASREIPKTALIWALTHVVHPGDCITLIVVVPSHNSGKKLWNFPMFAGDCASGHKKSHSIALPEIKSDLTDTCSQINLQLHDVYDPNKINVKIKIVSGSPCGAVAAESKKAKANWVVLDKHLKNEEKQCMDDLQCNIVVMKRSQAKVLRLNLVGSPKKDAEKESNSPTGPEAASEKHTKGLPVTPTSSPELGTPFTSTEAGTSSVSSSDHGTSPFFTLGMSGYMKKDGALVIKENDDDSCSETESESQSLASTSMRFQSPPLCSICQHKGPVFGKPPRVFSYAELELATCGFSRANFLAEGGYGSVHRGVLPEGQVVAVKQHKLASSQGDVEFCSEVEVLSCAQHRNVVMLIGFCIEDGRRLLVYEYICNGSLDSHLYGRKRETLEWEARQKIAVGAARGLRYLHEECRVGCIVHRDMRPNNILITHDNEPLVGDFGLARWQPDGEQGVETRVIGTFGYLAPEYAQSGQITEKADVYSFGVVLVELVTGRKAIDITMPKGQQCLTEWARPLLEEYAVEELVDPRLGDRFVESEVICMIHAASLCIRRDPHLRPRMSQVLRILEGDMIKDGNYA